GTATTTAGCCCTACCTGGACAGTGCCCAATTCCATTGCCAGAAATGAAATTATTCCTGCTGTCAAAAGAAATCATAACTACCTGAAGCAGAATAATATGAAAATATTGACGGCCTCAGGAGTTGAAGTACCCTCTTCTTCAATAGATTGGGCAAAAGTAAATCCCAGGACTTTCCCTTACATCATCCGGCAGGAGCCAGGAGAAAACAATGCCTTGGGTCTTGTCAAGTTTATGTTCCCTAACAAACACAGTGTTTACATTCATGATACACCGGCTAGGTCATTGTTTGATCGGGAAGACAGGGCGCTCAGTCATGGCTGTATCAGGATTCAAAAACCCTTTGAGTTTGCCAAATTGCTTTTGTCATTTGATCCTTCATGGACGGATGAAAAAATCAGGGAAAATATGCATTTGCCCAAAGAAAAGATAGTCATGTTGGATAGAAAAATCCCCGTTGTTGTGCTTTATCTTACCTACTGGGCAAACAACAAGGGGGATTATTTCTTTAGGAGAGATATTTATTCCAGGGATGCTGAAATCTATAAATCCCTAAGAGAAGGAAGAATTAGCAAATCAGGAGTTTAAGATGTTTGATTTTTGAAGATACTCCTGGTCGTTTCCGTAAATGAAGAGACAAGATTTATCTTTGATGATGTTGATGACCTCGTCCACAATTTCATGAGGAAGCGCGGGACACCCAAGACTTCTGCCTAGACGGCCTGTCTGAGCTATAAACTCTTCTTTGGCATAATCAGCACCATGGATCACGATGGCCCTGTCTCTTGCTTTGTCATTAAAACCTTTTTCCAAGCCATCAAGCCTCAAAGAATAACCATGTTTTCCTTGATATGTCTCTCCGGTAAGATAAAATCCTAAACTGCTCATGTAAGAGGAACTTACATTTGAAAACCGGTAGGCCATCAGGTCTCCTGAGTTCCTTCCATGTGAAACATGTCCATGATGGATAATCGATCCATTTGTCATATCAATGATCCACATGCGTTTTTCAGAAGATGGCAAGGTAAAGTCAATAACGGTCAAAGGTTTTCCCTGAGGGATTTTTCCCTCTTCTTGAAGTTTCAAATAGCCTTTGATGCCGTAACTCAAAACCTCACGTTGTGGCAGAGGTTTTTCCGCATTCAAACTGGAGGTACTGACCATTTCGATGAAATGATCCTCAAGCGAAATCTCCTTTAATACTGAAGAAGGAGAACTGTTGACTAAGAAATTGCTCGAGAACGTACCTGCGACCAATAGGATGATTAATAAGGTGATTTTTCGCATTACGAAATATAAAATGCTAATTTATCAAAAAAAGTTCCAAGAGTATTATTTTGCAAACGAACAGTCTGTATCAGTAAAAAAATGTTTGTCCAACAACATTAAATCTTTTGGGACTGAATGCTTCAGAAATGGAACTGTTTGAGTTTGCTTTGCTGTTTTCCTGAGGAAATGGTTTAAGCTACTGATTAAAAGTTGTGATAATCAGAGGGGTCGAAATTTTGTTTAAATAAATAATCAAAAAATTAAACAAAATATCGGGAATAGCTGTTTGATAAAAAATGAAAGTATCTGTATTTAGAAAAGAGCATTTTAATGCTGCACATAAGTTGCACAATCCCAAGTGGTCCGATGAAAAAAACCAAGAGGTTTTTGGAAAGTGTAATAATCCCAATTATCACGGCCACAATTATGAACTGATTGTGAAATTAGATGGACCAGTAGATCCCGAAACCGGTTATGTCTATGACATGAAGGTTCTCAGTGACCTGATCAAAGAGCATGTTTTGAATAAATTTGACCATAAAAACTTAAACCTGGACACAGATGAATTCAAGGAAGTCAATCCCTCAGCTGAAAACATTGCTGTGGTTATATGGAATATTCTAAGACAAAAAATTGATTTAAAATTCGACTTAACGATTCGATTATATGAAACAGAAAGAAACTTTGTTGAATACAGTGGGGATTGATTATTCTCAGAATATTGAAGACATGGGAGATGAGCATGTAGCTACTTCGCATGAAACTCCATTAAGAGAGGATGCATTCGCCATGGATGATGATCTCAAAATTGAATTGATTGAAAAACATTTCAGAGAAATCATGCACATCATGGGTTTGGACTTGACAGATGATAGTTTGAGGGGAACACCAAGAAGGGTAGCTAAAATGTTCATCAAAGAAGTTTTTAGTGGTTTAGATCCTAAAAACAAACCTGCTGCAAAGCTTTTTGAAAACAAATTCAAATACAATGAAATGCTCGTGGAAAAAGATATCACATTTTATTCCCACTGCGAGCATCACTTTGTTCCGATTTTTGGAAGAGCCCATGTCGCTTATATTTCAAATGGGCATGTAATCGGCTTGTCCAAGATCAATCGAATCGTACAGTATTTTGCCAAAAGACCACAGGTACAAGAAAGGCTGACCATGCAGATAGGAAATGAACTGAAAGAAGTACTTGGTACCGAAGATGTGGCAGTTGTACTAGATGCACACCATATGTGTGTTTCATCCAGAGGAATACAGGATGTAAATAGTTCCACTGTGACTTCATTCTACAGCGGGAAGTTCGAAAAGGACGAACAAACAAGAGCGGAATTCATGAAATACATCAGTTTGTAATATTATTCTGAAAACTAAACCATCTTGAGCCGGAAACATTTTCCGGCTTTTTCTTTTTTAAGAAACACAAAACATTTTAACTGTTTTTTGATTAAGTAGAAAAGTGACAAATATGAAGAACAAAAACATTGTTTTGATAGGAGGAAACTCAGGAATAGGGCAAGCGGTCAAATCAAAACTGGAAGATTTGGGTGCCCAAGTTTTTGCCTATTCCAGAAGTGGAGAAGCGGGAAGGGTGCTGGATGTAACGGCCGATTTTGAAAGTTTGGAGGAATTGCCAGAAGTAATTGATGGCTTGGTGTATTGCCCTGGTACGATCAATCTTAAGCCTTTTCACCGGTTTACAATTGAAGATTTTAGGAAAGATTATGAAGTCAACTTGCTAGGTGCTGTCAAGGTACTTCAGGCCTGTTTAAAGGGGCTGAAAAAATCTTCTTCGGCATCTGTGATTCTTTACAGTACAGTTGCAGTGAAGGTAGGGCTTGGTTTTCATGCTTCCATTTCCAGTGCCAAAGGAGCTGTAGAAGGACTGGCAAAATCCTTGGCTGCAGAGTGGGCACCTAATAAAATCAGGGTGAATGTGGTAGCGCCTTCTTTGACTGATACTCCTTTGGCTTCACAACTGTTGTCCAATGAAGATAAAAAAGAAGCTTCGAACAAGCGTCACCCTTTGGGAAGATATGGTAGACCAGAGGATATTGCTGCGGCTACTTTGTATTTGCTTTCTGATGAATCCTCTTGGATGACAGGACAGGTATTGCATCTGGATGGAGGAATGTCCTCCATTAGGGGGATGTAGTTTGAAAAGGGGATAAACAATCGGGATAGAAAAAGTGTAGTGTATATGGGGTATTCTCCCTAAGATTAAAGTACGAGATTATGAGGACTC
This Cecembia calidifontis DNA region includes the following protein-coding sequences:
- the folE gene encoding GTP cyclohydrolase I FolE, whose translation is MKQKETLLNTVGIDYSQNIEDMGDEHVATSHETPLREDAFAMDDDLKIELIEKHFREIMHIMGLDLTDDSLRGTPRRVAKMFIKEVFSGLDPKNKPAAKLFENKFKYNEMLVEKDITFYSHCEHHFVPIFGRAHVAYISNGHVIGLSKINRIVQYFAKRPQVQERLTMQIGNELKEVLGTEDVAVVLDAHHMCVSSRGIQDVNSSTVTSFYSGKFEKDEQTRAEFMKYISL
- a CDS encoding murein L,D-transpeptidase catalytic domain family protein, producing the protein MRKITLLIILLVAGTFSSNFLVNSSPSSVLKEISLEDHFIEMVSTSSLNAEKPLPQREVLSYGIKGYLKLQEEGKIPQGKPLTVIDFTLPSSEKRMWIIDMTNGSIIHHGHVSHGRNSGDLMAYRFSNVSSSYMSSLGFYLTGETYQGKHGYSLRLDGLEKGFNDKARDRAIVIHGADYAKEEFIAQTGRLGRSLGCPALPHEIVDEVINIIKDKSCLFIYGNDQEYLQKSNILNS
- a CDS encoding 6-pyruvoyl trahydropterin synthase family protein, whose translation is MKVSVFRKEHFNAAHKLHNPKWSDEKNQEVFGKCNNPNYHGHNYELIVKLDGPVDPETGYVYDMKVLSDLIKEHVLNKFDHKNLNLDTDEFKEVNPSAENIAVVIWNILRQKIDLKFDLTIRLYETERNFVEYSGD
- a CDS encoding SDR family NAD(P)-dependent oxidoreductase — its product is MKNKNIVLIGGNSGIGQAVKSKLEDLGAQVFAYSRSGEAGRVLDVTADFESLEELPEVIDGLVYCPGTINLKPFHRFTIEDFRKDYEVNLLGAVKVLQACLKGLKKSSSASVILYSTVAVKVGLGFHASISSAKGAVEGLAKSLAAEWAPNKIRVNVVAPSLTDTPLASQLLSNEDKKEASNKRHPLGRYGRPEDIAAATLYLLSDESSWMTGQVLHLDGGMSSIRGM